From a region of the Phragmites australis chromosome 21, lpPhrAust1.1, whole genome shotgun sequence genome:
- the LOC133904038 gene encoding putative disease resistance protein At3g14460 isoform X1 gives MDPVSIAAVGWGISVAGWLVSPIISELLKKSFSNLGSRSLRKLRKLEKKVLQLKLMLEAVEASPRRGRLEQWMKELKSSFYEVEDILDTIDYHKLERRIIYQTDDNSAVSIDDKSIFSVFRCNTNQDARITKDFNLPVESRKKLKATLDKIEELINEGHQLLSASSDNINNTPNSFVRLPTMRPQTTSAPPPVVFGRDGDLEMIRSMLRDTPDDEPSSSKTKCYSVIGIHGIPGSGKTTLAQYVCANEREDSYFNLVMWIRVSQNFSVDTVFTEMIEIASGCKTDQLSNLDMLQMKLEAELTGKKFLLVLDDVWYDKDVSEQQLDLLLSPLKAGNRGSKVLVTTRFADAGRALGAQNLVPIREMDEEQYVSMFMHYALDAAAISDQALLREHECIGRKIAEKLGGSPLAARTVAGQLRRRLDIDFWRRSLNRDLLNHTMGALWWSYQQLEEHVRQCFTYCSMFPRRYELNRDELVHLWIAQGFVETTNGTEDMEDVGHDYFHVLLSRSFISIGNNTTSSGNFTIHDLLHDLAGRVAGSDCFRIEKGMVCQIPRDVRHLFIESYDREVFTDQILKLETLRTLFMSYSYRSNGMAAEDLEDLLKALKKLRVAHVNFRHKEKVLLPARIGEMKHLRCIFVSGYWIRVILPPAFGKLYHLQKFDALNCCFGYSTDKEMSNLVNLRYIHTMNKLEFPNIGRLTLLRTLDSFTVRKEAGYEIQQLEHLNNLRGHLIIYGLEAVQSEEEARQAKLADKVHISDLELEWCFSHQSSNLLVENKEEGRTCDQSGDPPDKILEALCPPFLVTSLCIRNYSGSTYPSWLSGEQRTLENLQHLHFSYCNGSDAPPKLELCVYLRTLSVLNCSWNSLPDNMENLTSLEELNIMSCKNILSLPRLPMSLERLSLDGWNGSDAPPRVGEFLVNLHRLQISSCSWNSLPKNMEQLTSLEELAIDSCENILSLPRLPRSIKKFQLVGCNSSLSESCRTGGHPNWEKIAHIPEDFKFIG, from the exons ATGGATCCGGTGAGCATTGCGGCGGTAGGGTGGGGCATCTCGGTTGCAGGATGGCTCGTCTCACCAATCATCTCCGAGCTCCTTAAGAAAAGTTTCTCCAACCTCGGCTCTCGCTCATTGCGTAAGCTCAGAAAACTCGAGAAAAAAGTCCTACAATTGAAACTGATGCTTGAAGCAGTTGAGGCCAGTCCTCGCAGAGGCAGACTGGAGCAATGGATGAAGGAGCTCAAATCTTCTTTTTACGAAGTCGAAGACATCCTTGACACCATTGATTATCACAAACTTGAAAGACGTATCATTTATCAAACTGATGACAATTCTGCTGTGTCAATAGATGACAAGTCTATTTTCTCCGTTTTTCGATGCAACACAAACCAG GATGCTAGAATCACGAAGGATTTCAATTTGCCCGTTGAGTCGAGAAAGAAGCTGAAGGCAACCTTGGATAAGATAGAAGAACTAATCAATGAAGGACACCAACTTCTTTCAGCCAGCAGTGACAATATCAACAATACACCTAACAGTTTTGTGAGATTGCCCACCATGAGGCCTCAGACTACTTCAGCCCCTCCACCGGTTGTATTTGGGCGAGATGGGGATCTTGAAATGATAAGAAGCATGCTTCGTGATACACCTGATGATGAACCAAGCTCAAGTAAAACTAAATGTTATTCCGTAATTGGTATCCATGGGATTCCAGGGTCAGGGAAGACAACCCTTGCACAGTATGTTTGTGCGAATGAAAGGGAAGATAGCTACTTCAACCTTGTCATGTGGATTCGTGTTTCTCAGAATTTCAGTGTGGACACTGTTTTCACTGAGATGATAGAGATAGCATCAGGTTGCAAAACGGATCAGCTCAGTAATCTTGACATGCTACAAATGAAACTGGAGGCAGAACTGACGGGCAAAAAGTTTTTGTTGGTACTGGATGATGTATGGTACGACAAAGATGTCAGTGAACAGCAACTGGATCTACTGCTTTCTCCACTGAAGGCTGGGAACAGGGGAAGTAAAGTCCTGGTGACCACACGATTTGCAGATGCAGGAAGAGCTCTTGGGGCTCAAAATCTGGTTCCAATTCGTGAAATGGATGAGGAACAATATGTCTCAATGTTCATGCATTATGCACTTGATGCTGCAGCAATCAGTGACCAGGCACTATTGAGAGAGCATGAGTGTATTGGGAGAAAAATTGCTGAAAAGCTAGGAGGGTCACCACTTGCAGCAAGAACAGTGGCAGGACAGCTGCGGAGAAGACTGGATATTGATTTTTGGAGAAGGTCCCTGAACCGTGACTTGTTGAATCATACTATGGGAGCTCTATGGTGGAGCTACCAGCAACTTGAGGAGCATGTCAGGCAATGTTTCACATATTGTAGTATGTTCCCCAGAAGATACGAGTTGAATCGAGACGAGCTAGTTCACCTGTGGATAGCTCAAGGGTTTGTAGAGACTACCAATGGAACGGAGGATATGGAAGATGTCGGACATGACTACTTTCATGTGTTACTATCACGCTCATTCATATCAATCGGAAACAATACTACTAGCAGCGGGAACTTCACAATTCATGACCTGTTGCACGACTTAGCGGGAAGAGTTGCAGGAAGTGACTGTTTCAGAATTGAGAAAGGTATGGTGTGTCAAATTCCTCGAGATGTTCGTCATCTTTTTATTGAATCCTATGACAGAGAAGTGTTTACAGACCAGATTTTGAAGCTGGAGACTTTGCGCACTCTATTTATGTCTTACAGTTATAGATCCAACGGAATGGCTGCAGAAGATTTGGAGGACCTGCTCAAGGCTCTAAAGAAGCTGCGGGTGGCGCATGTCAATTTCAGACATAAGGAAAAGGTTCTACTCCCAGCACGTATTGGTGAAATGAAACATCTTCGCTGTATTTTCGTTTCTGGGTACTGGATCAGAGTGATTTTGCCACCTGCATTTGGTAAGCTGTACCATCTGCAGAAGTTTGATGCCCTAAATTGTTGTTTTGGTTATTCCACCGATAAGGAAATGAGCAACCTTGTCAATTTGAGGTACATACACACAATGAATAAGCTGGAGTTTCCTAACATAGGGAGGTTGACGTTGCTCCGAACCCTTGATTCCTTCACAGTCAGGAAGGAAGCGGGCTATGAGATACAGCAGTTGGAGCACCTGAACAACCTTCGTGGCCATCTAATCATATATGGACTTGAAGCTGTCCAGAGCGAGGAGGAAGCTCGTCAGGCCAAGCTAGCTGATAAGGTACACATCTCAGATCTGGAACTGGAATGGTGCTTCAGTCATCAGAGCTCCAATTTGCTGGTGGAAAACAAGGAAGAAGGGAGGACTTGTGATCAGAGTGGAGATCCTCCAGATAAGATCCTTGAGGCCCTCTGTCCACCATTCCTAGTCACATCACTATGTATCAGGAACTACAGTGGATCGACATACCCAAGTTGGTTGTCGGGAGAACAGCGCACCCTAGAGAACCTACAACATCTCCACTTCTCATATTGCAACGGATCGGATGCTCCCCCCAAGTTAGAACTCTGCGTGTATTTGCGTACGCTTAGTGTTTTAAACTGCAGCTGGAACTCTTTGCCTGATAATATGGAGAATCTAACATCTCTCGAGGAATTGAATATCATGAGCTGCAAAAATATCCTGTCACTACCAAGATTACCTATGTCCCTCGAGAGACTTTCACTTGACGGTTGGAATGGATCGGATGCTCCCCCCAGGGTTGGTGAATTCTTGGTTAATTTGCACAGGCTTCAGATTTCATCCTGCAGTTGGAACTCTTTGCCTAAGAACATGGAGCAGCTAACTTCGCTCGAGGAATTGGCTATCGACAGTTGCGAAAATATCTTGTCATTACCAAGATTACCCCGCTCCATCAAGAAATTTCAACTTGTGGGgtgcaacagctctctctcggAAAGCTGTCGGACAGGTGGACATCCAAATTGGGAGAAGATTGCGCATATCCCAGAGGATTTCAAATTCATTGGTTAA
- the LOC133903911 gene encoding thaumatin-like protein 1b: MSANFKGQNNYPVTRTWQQEASIAVFLEPEAMAAAVAVHSWRQAFAVLVLLLQQLRGAQSATFTIANSCGYTVWPGLLSSAGSAPLPTTGFALPPGASRAVAAPAGWSGRLWGRTLCAADATGRFACATGDCGSGDVQCSGGGAAPPATLAEFTLDGSGGLDFFDASLVDGYNLPMVVTPLSTTGNASGGGSSGKCAATGCAAELNGACPADLRVVATAAEGDGPVACRSACDAFGDAQYCCSGAYGSPSACRPSVYSEFFKSACPRAYSYAYDDATSTFTCAAGATDYAVTFCPAASTSVKSTGENPQAAGLPQMNDTMVYFGGGGGINAQASSAAAAEKYLVAVAVTAVALSALL, translated from the exons ATGAGCGCCAACTTCAAGGGACAAAACAACTATCCGGTAACACGCACGTGGCAGCAAGAGGCCTCGATCGCCGTCTTCTTGGAGCCGGaggcaatggcggcggcggtggcggtgcatTCTTGGCGCCAGGCATTCGCCGTGCTCGtgttgctgctgcagcagctgcGAGGCGCGCAATCGGCGACGTTCACGATCGCCAACAGCTGCGGGTACACGGTGTGGCCGGGCCTGCTGTCCAGCGCGGGGTCGGCGCCGCTGCCCACCACGGGGTTCGCGCTCCCGCCGGGGGCGTCGCGGGCAGTGGCGGCTCCCGCGGGGTGGTCGGGTCGCCTCTGGGGCCGCACGCTCTGCGCCGCTGATGCTACAGGGCGGTTCGCGTGCGCCACGGGGGACTGCGGGTCGGGGGACGTGCagtgcagcggcggcggcgcggcgccgcCCGCCACGCTGGCCGAGTTCACGCtcgacggcagcggcgggcTCGACTTCTTCGACGCCAGCCTCGTCGACGGTTACAACCTGCCCATGGTCGTCACGCCTCTTAGCACCACCGGCAACGCTTCCGGTGGCGGTTCTTCGGGGAAGTGCGCGGCGACGGGGTGCGCCGCGGAGCTGAACGGCGCGTGCCCGGCGGACCTGCGGGTGGTGGCCACGGCGGCCGAGGGTGATGGGCCGGTGGCGTGCCGCAGCGCGTGCGACGCGTTCGGGGACGCGCAGTACTGCTGCAGCGGCGCGTACGGGAGCCCGAGCGCGTGCCGGCCGTCGGTCTACTCGGAGTTCTTCAAGAGCGCGTGCCCGCGCGCGTACAGCTACGCCTACGACGacgccacctccaccttcacctgcGCCGCCGGCGCCACCGACTACGCCGTCACCTTCTGCCCCGCCGCGTCCACCAG CGTGAAGTCGACGGGAGAGAACCCGCAGGCGGCCGGGCTGCCGCAGATGAACGACACCATGGTCtacttcggcggcggcggcggtatTAACGCGCAGgccagcagcgccgccgccgcagagAAATacctcgtcgccgtcgcggtcACGGCCGTCGCTCTCTCGGCTCTCCTCTGA
- the LOC133904038 gene encoding putative disease resistance RPP13-like protein 1 isoform X2, translating into MRPQTTSAPPPVVFGRDGDLEMIRSMLRDTPDDEPSSSKTKCYSVIGIHGIPGSGKTTLAQYVCANEREDSYFNLVMWIRVSQNFSVDTVFTEMIEIASGCKTDQLSNLDMLQMKLEAELTGKKFLLVLDDVWYDKDVSEQQLDLLLSPLKAGNRGSKVLVTTRFADAGRALGAQNLVPIREMDEEQYVSMFMHYALDAAAISDQALLREHECIGRKIAEKLGGSPLAARTVAGQLRRRLDIDFWRRSLNRDLLNHTMGALWWSYQQLEEHVRQCFTYCSMFPRRYELNRDELVHLWIAQGFVETTNGTEDMEDVGHDYFHVLLSRSFISIGNNTTSSGNFTIHDLLHDLAGRVAGSDCFRIEKGMVCQIPRDVRHLFIESYDREVFTDQILKLETLRTLFMSYSYRSNGMAAEDLEDLLKALKKLRVAHVNFRHKEKVLLPARIGEMKHLRCIFVSGYWIRVILPPAFGKLYHLQKFDALNCCFGYSTDKEMSNLVNLRYIHTMNKLEFPNIGRLTLLRTLDSFTVRKEAGYEIQQLEHLNNLRGHLIIYGLEAVQSEEEARQAKLADKVHISDLELEWCFSHQSSNLLVENKEEGRTCDQSGDPPDKILEALCPPFLVTSLCIRNYSGSTYPSWLSGEQRTLENLQHLHFSYCNGSDAPPKLELCVYLRTLSVLNCSWNSLPDNMENLTSLEELNIMSCKNILSLPRLPMSLERLSLDGWNGSDAPPRVGEFLVNLHRLQISSCSWNSLPKNMEQLTSLEELAIDSCENILSLPRLPRSIKKFQLVGCNSSLSESCRTGGHPNWEKIAHIPEDFKFIG; encoded by the coding sequence ATGAGGCCTCAGACTACTTCAGCCCCTCCACCGGTTGTATTTGGGCGAGATGGGGATCTTGAAATGATAAGAAGCATGCTTCGTGATACACCTGATGATGAACCAAGCTCAAGTAAAACTAAATGTTATTCCGTAATTGGTATCCATGGGATTCCAGGGTCAGGGAAGACAACCCTTGCACAGTATGTTTGTGCGAATGAAAGGGAAGATAGCTACTTCAACCTTGTCATGTGGATTCGTGTTTCTCAGAATTTCAGTGTGGACACTGTTTTCACTGAGATGATAGAGATAGCATCAGGTTGCAAAACGGATCAGCTCAGTAATCTTGACATGCTACAAATGAAACTGGAGGCAGAACTGACGGGCAAAAAGTTTTTGTTGGTACTGGATGATGTATGGTACGACAAAGATGTCAGTGAACAGCAACTGGATCTACTGCTTTCTCCACTGAAGGCTGGGAACAGGGGAAGTAAAGTCCTGGTGACCACACGATTTGCAGATGCAGGAAGAGCTCTTGGGGCTCAAAATCTGGTTCCAATTCGTGAAATGGATGAGGAACAATATGTCTCAATGTTCATGCATTATGCACTTGATGCTGCAGCAATCAGTGACCAGGCACTATTGAGAGAGCATGAGTGTATTGGGAGAAAAATTGCTGAAAAGCTAGGAGGGTCACCACTTGCAGCAAGAACAGTGGCAGGACAGCTGCGGAGAAGACTGGATATTGATTTTTGGAGAAGGTCCCTGAACCGTGACTTGTTGAATCATACTATGGGAGCTCTATGGTGGAGCTACCAGCAACTTGAGGAGCATGTCAGGCAATGTTTCACATATTGTAGTATGTTCCCCAGAAGATACGAGTTGAATCGAGACGAGCTAGTTCACCTGTGGATAGCTCAAGGGTTTGTAGAGACTACCAATGGAACGGAGGATATGGAAGATGTCGGACATGACTACTTTCATGTGTTACTATCACGCTCATTCATATCAATCGGAAACAATACTACTAGCAGCGGGAACTTCACAATTCATGACCTGTTGCACGACTTAGCGGGAAGAGTTGCAGGAAGTGACTGTTTCAGAATTGAGAAAGGTATGGTGTGTCAAATTCCTCGAGATGTTCGTCATCTTTTTATTGAATCCTATGACAGAGAAGTGTTTACAGACCAGATTTTGAAGCTGGAGACTTTGCGCACTCTATTTATGTCTTACAGTTATAGATCCAACGGAATGGCTGCAGAAGATTTGGAGGACCTGCTCAAGGCTCTAAAGAAGCTGCGGGTGGCGCATGTCAATTTCAGACATAAGGAAAAGGTTCTACTCCCAGCACGTATTGGTGAAATGAAACATCTTCGCTGTATTTTCGTTTCTGGGTACTGGATCAGAGTGATTTTGCCACCTGCATTTGGTAAGCTGTACCATCTGCAGAAGTTTGATGCCCTAAATTGTTGTTTTGGTTATTCCACCGATAAGGAAATGAGCAACCTTGTCAATTTGAGGTACATACACACAATGAATAAGCTGGAGTTTCCTAACATAGGGAGGTTGACGTTGCTCCGAACCCTTGATTCCTTCACAGTCAGGAAGGAAGCGGGCTATGAGATACAGCAGTTGGAGCACCTGAACAACCTTCGTGGCCATCTAATCATATATGGACTTGAAGCTGTCCAGAGCGAGGAGGAAGCTCGTCAGGCCAAGCTAGCTGATAAGGTACACATCTCAGATCTGGAACTGGAATGGTGCTTCAGTCATCAGAGCTCCAATTTGCTGGTGGAAAACAAGGAAGAAGGGAGGACTTGTGATCAGAGTGGAGATCCTCCAGATAAGATCCTTGAGGCCCTCTGTCCACCATTCCTAGTCACATCACTATGTATCAGGAACTACAGTGGATCGACATACCCAAGTTGGTTGTCGGGAGAACAGCGCACCCTAGAGAACCTACAACATCTCCACTTCTCATATTGCAACGGATCGGATGCTCCCCCCAAGTTAGAACTCTGCGTGTATTTGCGTACGCTTAGTGTTTTAAACTGCAGCTGGAACTCTTTGCCTGATAATATGGAGAATCTAACATCTCTCGAGGAATTGAATATCATGAGCTGCAAAAATATCCTGTCACTACCAAGATTACCTATGTCCCTCGAGAGACTTTCACTTGACGGTTGGAATGGATCGGATGCTCCCCCCAGGGTTGGTGAATTCTTGGTTAATTTGCACAGGCTTCAGATTTCATCCTGCAGTTGGAACTCTTTGCCTAAGAACATGGAGCAGCTAACTTCGCTCGAGGAATTGGCTATCGACAGTTGCGAAAATATCTTGTCATTACCAAGATTACCCCGCTCCATCAAGAAATTTCAACTTGTGGGgtgcaacagctctctctcggAAAGCTGTCGGACAGGTGGACATCCAAATTGGGAGAAGATTGCGCATATCCCAGAGGATTTCAAATTCATTGGTTAA
- the LOC133904038 gene encoding putative disease resistance protein At3g14460 isoform X3 translates to MDPVSIAAVGWGISVAGWLVSPIISELLKKSFSNLGSRSLRKLRKLEKKVLQLKLMLEAVEASPRRGRLEQWMKELKSSFYEVEDILDTIDYHKLERRIIYQTDDNSAVSIDDKSIFSVFRCNTNQDARITKDFNLPVESRKKLKATLDKIEELINEGHQLLSASSDNINNTPNSFVRLPTMRPQTTSAPPPVVFGRDGDLEMIRSMLRDTPDDEPSSSKTKCYSVIGIHGIPGSGKTTLAQYVCANEREDSYFNLVMWIRVSQNFSVDTVFTEMIEIASGCKTDQLSNLDMLQMKLEAELTGKKFLLVLDDVWYDKDVSEQQLDLLLSPLKAGNRGSKVLVTTRFADAGRALGAQNLVPIREMDEEQYVSMFMHYALDAAAISDQALLREHECIGRKIAEKLGGSPLAARTVAGQLRRRLDIDFWRRSLNRDLLNHTMGALWWSYQQLEEHVRQCFTYCSMFPRRYELNRDELVHLWIAQGFVETTNGTEDMEDVGHDYFHVLLSRSFISIGNNTTSSGNFTIHDLLHDLAGRVAGSDCFRIEKVIDPTEWLQKIWRTCSRL, encoded by the exons ATGGATCCGGTGAGCATTGCGGCGGTAGGGTGGGGCATCTCGGTTGCAGGATGGCTCGTCTCACCAATCATCTCCGAGCTCCTTAAGAAAAGTTTCTCCAACCTCGGCTCTCGCTCATTGCGTAAGCTCAGAAAACTCGAGAAAAAAGTCCTACAATTGAAACTGATGCTTGAAGCAGTTGAGGCCAGTCCTCGCAGAGGCAGACTGGAGCAATGGATGAAGGAGCTCAAATCTTCTTTTTACGAAGTCGAAGACATCCTTGACACCATTGATTATCACAAACTTGAAAGACGTATCATTTATCAAACTGATGACAATTCTGCTGTGTCAATAGATGACAAGTCTATTTTCTCCGTTTTTCGATGCAACACAAACCAG GATGCTAGAATCACGAAGGATTTCAATTTGCCCGTTGAGTCGAGAAAGAAGCTGAAGGCAACCTTGGATAAGATAGAAGAACTAATCAATGAAGGACACCAACTTCTTTCAGCCAGCAGTGACAATATCAACAATACACCTAACAGTTTTGTGAGATTGCCCACCATGAGGCCTCAGACTACTTCAGCCCCTCCACCGGTTGTATTTGGGCGAGATGGGGATCTTGAAATGATAAGAAGCATGCTTCGTGATACACCTGATGATGAACCAAGCTCAAGTAAAACTAAATGTTATTCCGTAATTGGTATCCATGGGATTCCAGGGTCAGGGAAGACAACCCTTGCACAGTATGTTTGTGCGAATGAAAGGGAAGATAGCTACTTCAACCTTGTCATGTGGATTCGTGTTTCTCAGAATTTCAGTGTGGACACTGTTTTCACTGAGATGATAGAGATAGCATCAGGTTGCAAAACGGATCAGCTCAGTAATCTTGACATGCTACAAATGAAACTGGAGGCAGAACTGACGGGCAAAAAGTTTTTGTTGGTACTGGATGATGTATGGTACGACAAAGATGTCAGTGAACAGCAACTGGATCTACTGCTTTCTCCACTGAAGGCTGGGAACAGGGGAAGTAAAGTCCTGGTGACCACACGATTTGCAGATGCAGGAAGAGCTCTTGGGGCTCAAAATCTGGTTCCAATTCGTGAAATGGATGAGGAACAATATGTCTCAATGTTCATGCATTATGCACTTGATGCTGCAGCAATCAGTGACCAGGCACTATTGAGAGAGCATGAGTGTATTGGGAGAAAAATTGCTGAAAAGCTAGGAGGGTCACCACTTGCAGCAAGAACAGTGGCAGGACAGCTGCGGAGAAGACTGGATATTGATTTTTGGAGAAGGTCCCTGAACCGTGACTTGTTGAATCATACTATGGGAGCTCTATGGTGGAGCTACCAGCAACTTGAGGAGCATGTCAGGCAATGTTTCACATATTGTAGTATGTTCCCCAGAAGATACGAGTTGAATCGAGACGAGCTAGTTCACCTGTGGATAGCTCAAGGGTTTGTAGAGACTACCAATGGAACGGAGGATATGGAAGATGTCGGACATGACTACTTTCATGTGTTACTATCACGCTCATTCATATCAATCGGAAACAATACTACTAGCAGCGGGAACTTCACAATTCATGACCTGTTGCACGACTTAGCGGGAAGAGTTGCAGGAAGTGACTGTTTCAGAATTGAGAAAG TTATAGATCCAACGGAATGGCTGCAGAAGATTTGGAGGACCTGCTCAAGGCTCTAA